Proteins from one Triticum aestivum cultivar Chinese Spring chromosome 7A, IWGSC CS RefSeq v2.1, whole genome shotgun sequence genomic window:
- the LOC123148231 gene encoding dipeptidyl peptidase family member 6: MATLLASILPAACSTSAPALLLRAFPRLRLRRPLASPPRMSSSSAAASPAPADAAGGERPTAAPFGSWRSPITADVVSGASKRLGDIALAGDGRLLWIEGRPEEKGRMVIVKEDDKPADIIPQEFAARTLAQEYGGGAFAVQDSVVVFSNYKDQRLYKQPIGTGSLPVPLTPDYGAPDVSYADGVFDPHFSRYITVMEDRRTSSLNPATTIVSINLSNGDVHEPKVLISGNDFYASPRIDPTKKRMAWIEWGHPNMPWDKSELWVGYFSESGDLTERVCVAGSNPMLVESPAEPKWSPKGELFFVTDRGSGFWNIYKWVEHTNEVVPMHALDAEFTRPLWVFGINSYDFLGKSNHIVFTYRQLGKSYIGVLDCDSGSVSLLDIPFSDLSNVVTGNDYFYIEGASGSIPTSIAKVTLDGNKTKVISFSIVWSSSPDVMQYRSFFSTPEFIEFPTSSPEQKAYAYFYPPLNPMFEGLPDEKPPLLVKTHGGPTAETRGVLDLSVQYWTSRGWAFLDVNYGGSTGYGREYRERLLKKWGIVDVDDCCSCARFLVENGKVDEQRLCITGRSAGGYTTLASLAFRDTFKAGASLYGIGDITLLRAETHKFESRYMDNLVGSEGAYYERSPINFVNKFTCPVILFQGLDDKVVPPDQARKIYKALKESGLPVALVEYEGEQHGFRKAENIKFTLEQQMVFFARTVGKFEVADDITPIKIENFD; this comes from the exons ATGGCGACACTTCTCGCCTCCATCTTACCCGCAGCCTGCTCCACCTCCGCCCCGGCGCTCCTCCTCCGTGCCTtcccccgcctccgcctccgccgccccctcgcctcgccgccccgcatgtcctcctcctccgccgccgcctctcccgcgCCGGCAGACGCCGCGGGAGGGGAGAGGCCCACGGCGGCGCCGTTCGGGTCCTGGAGGTCGCCCATCACCGCGGACGTCGTCTCCGGCGCCTCCAAGCGCCTCGGGGACATCGCCCTCGCCGGAGACGGCCGCCTGCTATGGATCGAGGGTCGCCCCGAGGAGAAAGG GCGCATGGTTATTGTAAAGGAGGATGACAAGCCTGCGGATATCATACCTCAGGAATTTGCAGCACGCACTCTGGCTCAAGAATATGGAGGCGGTGCATTTGCTGTCCAAGATAGTGTTGTTGTTTTCTCAAACTACAAGGATCAACGCCTGTACAAACAACCAATCGGAA CTGGTAGTCTGCCTGTGCCTCTTACACCCGATTATGGTGCACCTGATGTCAGTTATGCTGATGGTGTCTTTGACCCACACTTCAGCCGTTATATTACTGTGATGGAAG ACCGGCGAACGAGTAGCTTGAATCCCGCTACAACAATTGTGTCTATAAACTTAAGCAATGGTGATGTCCATG AACCGAAGGTGCTGATCAGTGGGAATGACTTCTATGCTTCTCCTCGAATTGATCCAACTAAAAAGAGGATGGCATGGATTGAGTGGGGTCACCCAAACATGCCATGGGATAAATCAGAACTCTGGGTTGGCTACTTCTCTGAAAGCGG AGACTTGACCGAACGGGTCTGTGTTGCTGGAAGCAATCCGATGTTGGTGGAATCCCCTGCTGAGCCTAAATGGTCACCAAAAG GAGAACTGTTTTTCGTAACTGACAGAGGGAGCGGATTCTGGAACATTTATAAATGG GTTGAACACACCAATGAGGTTGTTCCGATGCACGCATTAGATGCTGAGTTCACAAGACCATTGTGGGTTTTTGGCATCAACTCATACGATTTTCTAGGAAAAAGCAATCACATCGTTTTCACTTACAG GCAGCTCGGAAAATCATATATTGGTGTTCTAGATTGTGATTCAGGTTCTGTTTCGTTGCTCGACATCCCTTTCTCCGATTTGTCCAATGTT GTTACTGGAAATGATTACTTCTATATTGAAGGTGCATCTGGAAGCATCCCCACGTCAATTGCAAAG GTTACTCTGGATGGGAACAAAACAAAAGTAATTAGTTTCTCAATAGTCTGGTCCTCCTCACCAGATGTTATGCAGTATAGATCTTTTTTCAGCACCCCAGAATTTATCGAGTTCCCGACATCCAGCCCTGAGCAGAAGGCTTATGCCTACTTCTACCCACCGTTGAATCCCATGTTTGAAGGTTTACCAGATGAAAAGCCTCCATTGCTTGTCAAAACACATG GAGGACCTACAGCTGAAACACGTGGAGTTTTAGACCTTAGTGTCCAGTATTGGACAAGTCGAGGGTGGGCATTTCTTGATGTTAACTACGGAGGAAGCACCG GTTATGGGAGAGAGTATCGAGAGAGATTATTAAAGAAATGGGGTATTGTTGATGTTGATGATTGTTGCAGCTGTGCAAGATTCCTG GTGGAGAATGGGAAAGTAGATGAACAGCGCCTTTGTATAACTGGGAGATCAGCAGGCGGATACACTACTTTAGCTTCACTCGCATTCAGAGATACATTCAAGGCTGGAGCATCTTTGTATGGT ATTGGTGATATAACTTTGCTGAGGGCAGAGACACACAAATTTGAGTCCCGTTATATGGACAATCTTGTTG GAAGTGAAGGAGCTTACTATGAAAGATCACCAATCAACTTTGTCAATAAATTTACATGCCCAGTTATTCTGTTTCAAGGGTTGGATGATAAG GTCGTGCCACCAGACCAGGCGCGTAAAATATACAAGGCCTTGAAAGAAAGTGGTCTGCCTGTTGCTTTGGTTGAATACGAAGGGGAGCAGCATGGGTTCCGCAAG GCCGAAAACATCAAGTTCACCTTGGAGCAGCAGATGGTGTTTTTTGCTCGAACGGTCGGGAAATTTGAGGTGGCAGATGATATAACTCCGATCAAGATTGAGAACTTTGACTGA